The genomic window AGGTCGCGCACTAGGAATCTTCGGAATGGGGAATGCTGGCGCAGCTATCACAACATTTTTAGCACCTTCATTATTAAATCATTTCTCTATCGACGATCCGCAAAATGGCTGGAAAGTACTACCTGTTATTTATGCCATTTCATTAGTAGTAATTGGTGTTGCCTTTTTAATTTTCGCTCAAAACAAAAAAATAGAAAGCAGTGGTAAAACCATTTCACAAATGCTTACTCCTTTAAAATCAGAAAGAGTTTGGCGTTTTGGAGCTTATTACTTCTTAGTTTTCGGATGTTTTGTAGCTTATTCTCAATGGTTATTGCCAAATTTCATGAACGTGTACCAAACGAGTTTAGTTATGGGCGGTTTATTTGCAACAATGTTCAGTTTACCATCTGGAGTAATTAGAGCTTTCGGAGGTTATTTATCAGATAAATTTGGAGCGAGAAAAGTAATGTATTGGGTTTTGAGTTCCTCTGTAATTTTAAGTGCTTTATTATCGATTCCGAAAATGGAAATCACTACTTCTGGGCCAGGAATACTTGCGGCAAAAAAAGGTGTTGTTAACGAAATTAGCGACAAAACCGTGAAAATTGGCGATAAAGAATATCCAATTGCACAAAAAACAGCCAATAGTAATGAAAATGCTATTTTTCCAACTTCTACTAGCTGGCAAGATGTTGTTGTAGCACACAATCAAAGTGTTGCTAAAAAAGAATTGATTGCCAAAGGTGTGACCGTTATTAAGTTTGATGCCAATATGTGGGTATTTCTGGTTTTAGTAATTCTAATTGGGATTTCTTGGGGAATTGGAAAAGCGGCTGTCTACAAACATATTCCTGAATATTTTCCAAAAGAAGTTGGCGTTGTGGGCGGAATGGTAGGAATGATTGGTGGCTTAGGCGGGTTCTTCGGTCCAATTATCTTTGGATATCTATTAACTGCAACCGGAATCTGGTCAAGTTCATGGATTTTTATTTTAATCTTTTCAACTATCTGCTTAATTTGGATGCATTACACTATTACTCAACTATCTAAGAAAAAGGAAGTTAAAGTAAATAAAGCAAAATTAGAACCTGCCTATTAAACTAAGATTAAAAAAAAATTAGAAACATGACTATAATCATATTATTATGACGGCATTTTCTTATAAATTTACCTCTGATAAAAAAACAAAAATTTTATGAAAAAACTTAAACTAATTTTAATACTTATCGTAGGATTAAGTTTTGAAATACAAGCCCAAGAATTAGATGTAAATCTTCAAATCAGACCACGATTTGAATATAGAAATGGATTCAAACAACCGTTGCAATACGGCCAAGAAGGAACATCGCAAATTTCACAACGCTCTCGTTTAGGCATTAATTACAAACAAGAGGATTTAATCGTAAAACTGAGTTTACAAAATACCAGAACTTGGGGAGATGTACCAACGACAACTACTTCCGATAAAAATGGAGTAGCAGTTTTTGAAGCTTGGGCACAATATAATTTTACTGAAAAATGGAGCGCCAGAATGGGACGTCAAGTGCTTTCTTACGATAATCAGCGTATCCTTGGAGGATTGGATTGGGCACAGCAAGGACAAAGCCATGACGCGTTAATAGTTTCTTTTCATAATGAAACTCAAAAATTAGATTTTGGAGGTGCATACAATTCAGATGCTGAAAATCTTGTTCAAACAGCTTATACTGTACCTAATATGTACAAAACCATGCAATATGCTTGGTACCACAATCAATTCAACGAAAATTTAGGCGCAAGCTTTTTAGCATTGAATACAGGATACGAATATACTCGTAGTCCAAATACTCCAGAGAGTAAAATTCTAGTAGATTATAAGCAAACTTTTGGACCTTATGTTACTTATAAAAAAGGCAAACTAGACACCAGTTTCTGGGTATATGGACAAACTGGAAAAAGCAACGATCATCAAGTGAGCGCTTGGAATGCTGCTGCCAATTTAGGGTATAACATAACAGAAGCTTTTAAACTAGATTTAGGTTACGAATTTTTATCTGGAAAATCTTCAAATGATGGAAGCACGGTAATAAAATCTTTTAATCCCCTTTTTGGAACCAACCACGGATTTAACGGTTATATGGATTATTTTTATGTTGGAAATTACACCAATAGCTATGGTTTACAAGATGCCTTTATCAAACTAAACTATAATGTAAACAAATGGCAATTTGCTTTAATTCCACATGTATTTTTAACAGCTGCTGATGTAGTAAATGTTCCGCTTAACGAAAAAATGGATTCTTACTTAGGAACAGAGATTGACGCCACTTTTGGATATAATTTCAAGAAAAACATAACCGTAACTGGAGGTTACTCTCAGATGTTTGGATCTAAAACAATGGAATTTGTAAAAGGTGGAGATACAAGCCATACTAATAATTGGGCGTGGTTAATGATATCTGTTGATCCGAAAATTTTCAGTTGGA from Flavobacterium sp. KACC 22763 includes these protein-coding regions:
- a CDS encoding alginate export family protein, whose translation is MKKLKLILILIVGLSFEIQAQELDVNLQIRPRFEYRNGFKQPLQYGQEGTSQISQRSRLGINYKQEDLIVKLSLQNTRTWGDVPTTTTSDKNGVAVFEAWAQYNFTEKWSARMGRQVLSYDNQRILGGLDWAQQGQSHDALIVSFHNETQKLDFGGAYNSDAENLVQTAYTVPNMYKTMQYAWYHNQFNENLGASFLALNTGYEYTRSPNTPESKILVDYKQTFGPYVTYKKGKLDTSFWVYGQTGKSNDHQVSAWNAAANLGYNITEAFKLDLGYEFLSGKSSNDGSTVIKSFNPLFGTNHGFNGYMDYFYVGNYTNSYGLQDAFIKLNYNVNKWQFALIPHVFLTAADVVNVPLNEKMDSYLGTEIDATFGYNFKKNITVTGGYSQMFGSKTMEFVKGGDTSHTNNWAWLMISVDPKIFSWKK
- a CDS encoding MFS transporter — encoded protein: MKNTNSLSQSHKILFLNTLAFTVCFACWTLNGVLVTFLVDNGIFHWDVIQVGWLLGIPILTGSIMRLPIGILTDKFGGKYVFSLLLLLSSIPLFLLPYADSFFMFALLSFFFGMVGTSFAVGIGYTSIWYPKEWQGRALGIFGMGNAGAAITTFLAPSLLNHFSIDDPQNGWKVLPVIYAISLVVIGVAFLIFAQNKKIESSGKTISQMLTPLKSERVWRFGAYYFLVFGCFVAYSQWLLPNFMNVYQTSLVMGGLFATMFSLPSGVIRAFGGYLSDKFGARKVMYWVLSSSVILSALLSIPKMEITTSGPGILAAKKGVVNEISDKTVKIGDKEYPIAQKTANSNENAIFPTSTSWQDVVVAHNQSVAKKELIAKGVTVIKFDANMWVFLVLVILIGISWGIGKAAVYKHIPEYFPKEVGVVGGMVGMIGGLGGFFGPIIFGYLLTATGIWSSSWIFILIFSTICLIWMHYTITQLSKKKEVKVNKAKLEPAY